The Macrobrachium nipponense isolate FS-2020 chromosome 1, ASM1510439v2, whole genome shotgun sequence genome includes a window with the following:
- the LOC135218732 gene encoding uncharacterized protein LOC135218732 produces MSDVAKKFSVLINFSDLTSSELEKQAKDLCNTLTSGDHSDLNYDELIVGMQSFPKQWPKQNMTTLDLLVFLEEKGLKEIYPNMWVALRIAVTTPVTVASAERRFSKLKLIKTYLRSTMLQERLNELAIISINREISK; encoded by the coding sequence ATGAGTGATGTTGCAAAGAAATTCAGTGTTCTCATAAACTTCTCTGACCTGACATCTAGTGAGCTAGAAAAGCAGGCAAAAGATTTGTGTAATACACTCACATCTGGGGATCATTCTGATTTAAATTATGATGAACTGATTGTAGGGATGCAGTCATTTCCAAAACAAtggccaaaacaaaatatgacaacattaGACCTTCTTGTTTTTCTGGAGGAGAAAGGCCTGAAAGAGATCTATCCAAACATGTGGGTGGCATTAAGAATTGCTGTCACTACACCTGTGACTGTGGCATCTGCAGAGAGAAGATTCTCTAAACTTAAGctcattaaaacatatttaaggtCTACTATGTTACAGGAGCGCCTAAATGAGCTGgcaataattagtattaatagagaaatatccaaataa